A segment of the Chloroflexota bacterium genome:
CGCTCGGTCAGGATTTCCATCCAGTAGACCGCATTGGCGCCACCTGTGTTGACTCCTTCGCGGGCCTGATAGTCCGACCTGCCCAGCATTTTGCGCACGGCGTTCAGGGCCTTGGGGCGGGCGGTGAGCCAGGCGCTGGTGGGGTCATCGGCGTTCACCGGCGCGGCCTCAAACCCCAGCCTGCGGGTCAGGGCCATGACCTCTTCCAGGGTGCTGTCGTAGTCCAGGCCCTTGCCCCGCGCCTTCTTCTGCCAGTAGGTGTAGGGCACCGGGTAGCGCGTGGGCTGGCCCTTCTGCACCACGAAGACGCTGGTGCGATTGGTCGCCCCTTCAAACACCTGCAGGCTGCTCAGGTCGTCCACGTGCAGCACCCGCAGGGGAATGCCCTCACCCCCGGCCCCTCTCCCGCTAGCGGGAGAGGGGAGTGTGAAGCGGCGGAAGCCCTGGCCAGCGCCTGCGGTCTTCCACACGCTCTGGGTGATGACGAAGCCCAGTTTCCCACCCTCCTTCAGATAGCGGTCAATGGCTACATAAGCCATCAGCGTGGATATATCTTTCTTGCCCTTTCCCAGGATGGTGTCCATGCCCGAGTGGACAAACAATCCGTAATCCTGCCACAGAGGCGCGCTTTGTTCTCTGTATCCCTGGGGCAAACTCTCCCAGTTGATCCAGGGCGGATTGCCCACCACGTAGTCGAAGGGTTCCAGGAAGAGGGGCATGAAGGCGTTCTTGAGCACCCGCGCCCAGATGCTATCCAGCCCCCGGCGGTGCAGATCCGTCAGCCGCCCGTAGAGTTCCGCCAGCGCCGCCTCGCTTTCCGGATGGGCGGCCACGTCGGGCAGTTCCGCCCGGCAGCGCTGCAGGAAAGCCTCCGGGCTGAAGTCGCCCTTCACGTATTCCTCCAGGATGGCGGTCAGGCGGTCCATCTCCGGGCGGGAGTCAATCACCTCGGGCACGGGGAGTTCCCCTACTGCGGTGTCCAAGATGCGCCGGTTGTAGTCCGTCAATTCGCGCCCCCTAGACGGGGTCAGGATGCTATCGGCCAGATAGATGGGGATTTCCACCTCGCGGCGGCGGTAGGGCAGGAGATCGGCGATGGCCAGCAGGTAGTTCACCCGCGCCGCCAGCACCGCCAGTGGGTTGAGGTCAATCCCCACTACGCTGTTCAGGATGATCTCCAGCGTGTCCGCTTCGGCCAGGCCGGCCTCCTGGCAGTTGGCTTTGAGGCCGCGGATGGCCAGCACCAGGAAGGTGCCGGAGCCGCAGGCGGGATCCAGCAGGCGCTTGTTGGGTGTGGGGATGCGCTTGCCGGGTTTGGGTGGCAGGAAGAGCGGCTCGTTCAACTGGGTCAGGAGGCGCTCGGCCAGCCAGTCCGGGGTGTAGAACTCGCCCAGGTCGTGGCGGATCTCGCGCGGCAAAAGGTAGTGGTACAGTTTCTTGAGTAGGTCGCGGGCCGAGTGAGGGTCATCCTGCACGGTGGCGGGATTGTACTCCGCCAGGCGGCCCAGGGTATCGCGCAGCGCCTCCTCCACTTCATCGTCCCAGGCGCTCAGATACCAGGAGAAGAAATCGCCCTCCAGGAGGTTTTTCAGCCCCAGGGCGCGGAAGATGTCGCCTTCCTCCATCCCTTTCAGTTCGTGGCGTAACGCTTCGCCCTGGAGGTTGGCGATGGTGGTCAGCGGCGTGGTGCCGAGGGCCCCGCCGGCGTGCGCTTGTAGAACCAGCCGGGCGATGTTTTTGACCAGGAACGAGAAGTAGGTGTGGATGGCGAAGAACAGGCGCGGTGCGTCCACCTGGCCGGGCTTGAGCCCCATGCCCCGCGCGAACTCGTGCAACTCTCCCTTGTGCTTGAGTTTGCCTTCGGCGGCCTCGTAGCCGGCCACCTCGCCGAAGAAGAGGCGCCATTGGGCGTAGAGACTCGCGGGCAGGCCCTCGGCGTGGGCTTCCAGGGCATTGTAGAAGGCCCGCGTTACTCGCTGGCTGTAGATGTTCTGGCTGCCGAAGTCCTCCACCAGGTTGTCGGGGATCAGGGCGCGCCCCGAGGCCAAGGAAAAGAGGGAGCGCAGGAACCGCTCGGCCGAGGCGCGGTTGACCGCCAGCGGTTGTTCGGTGAGGTAGTGGCCCTCGTGGTAGCGGACGAAGATGACGTAGTGCCCGTCAATGACGGCACCCAACAGGCGGTCGCGGCCGTGGCGCTCTTTGCTCGCCAGTCCCGCGATGTAATCTTTGGTTTGCTGGACGGCGTGCCGGGTGTGGCCGTGGTCCAAGGAGTCGCGCAGGGAACCCGGCGGTTCGTACTCGATGACGAAGCGGTTGTACACGGCGTCGGCGCGCCCGGTGGCCAGGGTGTACTCCTGGCGGAAGGTTACGCTCACGCCCAGGTCGTCGGCAATGGCGGCGATGGCGTTGTTCATGGCGTGCTCGAACTCAGCTTCGTTGCGGGCCTCCCGAGCCGCTGTCTGGATACGCTGCGCGAACTCCGGGCTCACCCGGCGAATGTACTCGTATTGTTCGGTGATGGAACGTTCGCCCATCGCCCCTCCATTGATAACCCTATGGTAGGGGCACGGCAATGCCGCGCCCCTACGGTGCTACATACAACGCACTGGCCGTGGAGAACACGATCAACGCCTGGCCCGCGATGTAGGTCAGCCACACCACATCGCCCACCAGAGTCCAGACGTTGCCCCGGAAAAGTTCGTTGCCCAGGATGGTGTCGGAGACCAGGAATAGGATCGCCCCCAAGGCCAGGGGGATGAAGCGTGGCTCCTGCACGGCCAGGGCCACGGCCAGTCCAACCATTGCCGATAGGAGCAGGGCATAGCCCAGCGAGCCGTAATTCAGCACCGCCGGGGCCTGTGGGCCGCGGATCAGGGCCCACCAGGTGGCCAGGGCCACTATGAAAAGCGCGGCCAGCGAGAGGATTCGCGCCCGCCCGTCGGTCAGCCCCAGCGCCCCACCCAATCGCAGGTAGGCGGCGATGTAGAAGATGTGCCCCAGGCCGAAGGCCACCATGCCGTAGATAACCCGCTCCGGCATGGGGATGATCTCGGCGGCCATAATCAGGTCGCCCAGGAAGCCGCAGGCCATGCCCACTACGATGAGCGCGGTGTAGCCGGCCAGCGGCCTCACACCCGCGCCGGCCCGCCACCATATCACCGCGCACAACACGAGAATGAACGAGGAGGCCATGCGGTTGGGCAGCGGGATGCGGTTGGTGCGGGTCTCGTTGAGCGGCCCGAAGGCGAAGCCGAAGACGAGCAGCATCGCCCACGAGAATAGCAGCACGTACAGCAGCCCGCGATAGGGTTGAGGGATGAGGAATGGATACATGGTCACCTCCATTGGCCTGCGCTGGGCAGAGAGACTGCTTGTTAACACCTATTATAACGCAAGGCATTGGTGGCCGCAAGTACGACGGGGGTTTGTTTGCTGCACCACTCAGGCGATTGAAATCGCCCCTGGAGGGCACATCCGTGCCATCCGTCCACCTGCGTGGACGGGAACCTTCGGCGTCCTATTGTTCTCCAGCAGTTGCACTGCCGGCAGTAGAAGCCAACTCGCGGCAGTGCAACTGCCGCTGAACAATGGGGGGCACATCCGTGCCAGCCGTCCACCTGCGTGGACGGGAACCTTCAGCGTCCCCGTAGGGGGACGCCCGGCCCACGGGGTCCTGGAGGCGCGGTTTCAACCGCCAGGTATTGTTACTACGGGCACCCGGCTTTGTAACACCAACTATGCACCTCTTCCCCCGCCGCATTCCACAATATTGCCTTATCCCCATCGTCATTCCAAACATAGCCCTTCATCCAGAAGAGGTCAGTTGGCGGGTTAGATGGTTGAGCGTCCGCCCCGCTGTGCACTCGCACCCAAGATAAAGCCTCCAGTACAAAATCTGGTGGGAAGGTATACCACTGGTCTCCCTCCACAGACTGGATTTTCCAATCCTTCATCACCTGCGCGAATGGCCCCTCGTTGTAGATCTCCACGTATTCATCCCGTCCCTTGTATACGAGGTCTATGATGCGCAGCACGCCGTAGGGGGTGGGGGTCATCGTCGGCGTGGCTGTGCGGGTGGGCGTGTGGGTGGGGGTGGAGGTGCGGGTGGCCGTTTGAGTCGGCGTGGGAGTGTGGGTTCGGGTCGGGGTGATGGTCGGGGTCGAGGTCTCAGTGGGCAGGGGCGTGGCCACGCGATCCACTTTGATCAGCAGCGGTAGCCAGAGCCGGGGTATCCGATCCGCGTGAACGGTGTAGGTGATGCCGGTGGTCGTTACCGTTACCGTGCCGTAGATATCCGTTCGGTAGATAGTCGCTCCTGTCGCCTGCAGCCGATCCAACACCTCTTGGTGGGGATGCCCATCCCGGTTCCCGGCTCCCACGGAGATGATGGCCACCGCCGGCCCTACTGCGGTCAGGAAAGGCTCGGTCGAAGAGGTGCGGCTGCCATGATGCGCCACCTTCAGGATCTCGGCGTCCAGCCGCAGTCCCGAGGCGAGCATCGCCGTCTCCCCGGCCGCCTCTACATCGCCGGTCAGGAGGAAATCCACCGCCCCGTAGGAAGCGCGCAGGACGATGGAGTTGTTGTTGGTGTCCGCAGTGAGGGCAGAGGGATGGAGAACCGTGGTGGTCATCGCCGTGCCCCAGGTGAGGATGTCGCCGGTCCGCGCGATCACTGTTGGGATTGCGCAGGCGGCGACCAGGTCGAAGAAGTCCTGACAGGCTCGGGTGTCACAGTCCTCTCCGTTATGTACCACCTGTTGCACCGGGAACGTTCTGAGGATAGCGCTCAGTCCACCCACGTGATCCTGGTGGGCATGGGTCAGCACCACTACCTCGACATCCGTGATGCCGCGGGTCATCAGATAGTCGGCGATGACCGTTCCAGCGCTGACGGGACCGCCATCCACGAGGATATCCCAACCGTCCGGGGTGCGGACCCAGATCGCATCCCCCTGACCCACGTCGAAGAAGGTAACCGATGCTGGCGGACCAACTTGGTGTGGTGCGTTAGGCGACTGGGTCGGCGGCGAGGCCAGGACCCGGCCCACAACCGCCCATAATAGGCCGGCGAATAGGGCCAGTAACAGAAGCCGCGCCCGTTTGCCGTTCATCACGCTTTACCCTCCGGAGTCTGTGGGCCACGCTATACAATTCTCAGCCGATTTCTATGATGAACTGTTTCCTTATGCTTGGGCTGTAGTCTTCCTGGTCTTGGTTCTGACTAAGTTGTCTGGTGAAGGCTGGCCTACGGCTCTCAAGTCACCAGCACGCTATGTGAAACAGTTTCGAAGAAAAAGGAGCCGTCCCTTTTCTGGGAGCAGCCCCCGAACGAGCGTTGCAGCAACTTATGTGGACCCTGGCTTCAGCAAGATCGGCAGCCACAACTTGAGGCGCTGGTACGCGCCGAAATCTTTGAGCACTGTGACGCTGTCATCTCCGGTGTTGGAAACCATCACGTATTTGGTGACTGGGTTGGCGGCGATGCCCTGCCGGGGAGCCTGGCCGACGTTGAACGTGGCGACCCAATGGTTGATGTTGGCGTTGTACACATACACCTTATTGGTGGGGACCGTCGTCACCCAGACGTTGTTCGTGGCGGTGTCCACAGCAAGGGCGTAGAGGCCGTTGCCGATGTCAGGTGGGTCCACCAGGCGTTCCACGGTATCGGTGTTGCCGTCCATGATGATCAGTTTGCCGTAGGTGGAGGCGACGTAGACCTTATGAGACTGGGGTTGCACGCCGATGCCGTAGGGGCGCGGGGCGAAATTCGGGTCCAGCACGTTTTGGGCCAGGGGAATGGTCTTGACCA
Coding sequences within it:
- a CDS encoding N-6 DNA methylase: MGERSITEQYEYIRRVSPEFAQRIQTAAREARNEAEFEHAMNNAIAAIADDLGVSVTFRQEYTLATGRADAVYNRFVIEYEPPGSLRDSLDHGHTRHAVQQTKDYIAGLASKERHGRDRLLGAVIDGHYVIFVRYHEGHYLTEQPLAVNRASAERFLRSLFSLASGRALIPDNLVEDFGSQNIYSQRVTRAFYNALEAHAEGLPASLYAQWRLFFGEVAGYEAAEGKLKHKGELHEFARGMGLKPGQVDAPRLFFAIHTYFSFLVKNIARLVLQAHAGGALGTTPLTTIANLQGEALRHELKGMEEGDIFRALGLKNLLEGDFFSWYLSAWDDEVEEALRDTLGRLAEYNPATVQDDPHSARDLLKKLYHYLLPREIRHDLGEFYTPDWLAERLLTQLNEPLFLPPKPGKRIPTPNKRLLDPACGSGTFLVLAIRGLKANCQEAGLAEADTLEIILNSVVGIDLNPLAVLAARVNYLLAIADLLPYRRREVEIPIYLADSILTPSRGRELTDYNRRILDTAVGELPVPEVIDSRPEMDRLTAILEEYVKGDFSPEAFLQRCRAELPDVAAHPESEAALAELYGRLTDLHRRGLDSIWARVLKNAFMPLFLEPFDYVVGNPPWINWESLPQGYREQSAPLWQDYGLFVHSGMDTILGKGKKDISTLMAYVAIDRYLKEGGKLGFVITQSVWKTAGAGQGFRRFTLPSPASGRGAGGEGIPLRVLHVDDLSSLQVFEGATNRTSVFVVQKGQPTRYPVPYTYWQKKARGKGLDYDSTLEEVMALTRRLGFEAAPVNADDPTSAWLTARPKALNAVRKMLGRSDYQAREGVNTGGANAVYWMEILTER
- a CDS encoding lysoplasmalogenase, which produces MYPFLIPQPYRGLLYVLLFSWAMLLVFGFAFGPLNETRTNRIPLPNRMASSFILVLCAVIWWRAGAGVRPLAGYTALIVVGMACGFLGDLIMAAEIIPMPERVIYGMVAFGLGHIFYIAAYLRLGGALGLTDGRARILSLAALFIVALATWWALIRGPQAPAVLNYGSLGYALLLSAMVGLAVALAVQEPRFIPLALGAILFLVSDTILGNELFRGNVWTLVGDVVWLTYIAGQALIVFSTASALYVAP
- a CDS encoding MBL fold metallo-hydrolase, translating into MMNGKRARLLLLALFAGLLWAVVGRVLASPPTQSPNAPHQVGPPASVTFFDVGQGDAIWVRTPDGWDILVDGGPVSAGTVIADYLMTRGITDVEVVVLTHAHQDHVGGLSAILRTFPVQQVVHNGEDCDTRACQDFFDLVAACAIPTVIARTGDILTWGTAMTTTVLHPSALTADTNNNSIVLRASYGAVDFLLTGDVEAAGETAMLASGLRLDAEILKVAHHGSRTSSTEPFLTAVGPAVAIISVGAGNRDGHPHQEVLDRLQATGATIYRTDIYGTVTVTTTGITYTVHADRIPRLWLPLLIKVDRVATPLPTETSTPTITPTRTHTPTPTQTATRTSTPTHTPTRTATPTMTPTPYGVLRIIDLVYKGRDEYVEIYNEGPFAQVMKDWKIQSVEGDQWYTFPPDFVLEALSWVRVHSGADAQPSNPPTDLFWMKGYVWNDDGDKAILWNAAGEEVHSWCYKAGCP